One Oncorhynchus nerka isolate Pitt River linkage group LG5, Oner_Uvic_2.0, whole genome shotgun sequence genomic window carries:
- the LOC115129504 gene encoding complexin-1-like, translating to MDFVMKQALGGATKDMGKMLGGEEAEKDPDAEKKEEERQEALRQQEEERKAKYAKMESERENVRQGIRDKYGIKKKEEKEAEAQAALDQAAEGSLTRPKKAVPAGCGDEEEEEESIMDTVMKFLPGPFMDMFNKK from the exons GAGCCACCAAAGACATGGGGAAAATGTTGGGTGGGGAAGAGGCTGAGAAGGACCCTGATGCGGAGAAAAAGGAGGAGGAAAGACAAGAGGCACTTcgacaacaggaggaggagaggaaggcaaAATATGCAAAAATGGAATCGGAGAGAGAAAACGTCCGACAGGGCATCAGGGATAAG TACGGCAtcaagaagaaggaggagaaggaagccGAGGCCCAGGCTGCTTTGGATCAGGCAGCAGAGGGAAGTCTTACCCGCCCTAAGAAGGCCGTCCCAGCCGGCtgtggtgatgaggaggaggaagaggaaagtaTCATGGACACGGTCATGAAATTCCTCCCTGGTCCATTTATGGATATGTTCAATAAAAAGTAA